CTATAGTTACTGTTCTTGGCCCTGAGCTTGTCCCAGGAAGCATTTTTTTCTCCCGCTCCAAGGTGAATTTTTctagtattttttaattatcaataaaaatataaagttatcgagaggaaagagaaaatgattataatttaaaaagaatgtCTAGGATAAATGATCCTCTTTAATGAATAAGGAAACACCAATGGACAtgataaatattgaaaaacaaaattcaatgaaGTAGAGATAAATTTCTCGGCATGTCTGTTTGGAAAGCTTCCATTAAAGGCATCAGCTGCTGTGTTCAGGAAGCCTGCTTAAAGATACCAGAGTTGCAGTCTTACCCTACAACCTATGCACTTGttgaaagaaaatagattgatacTGAAAATGAGTATGTACATACAGAAAAGTTGATAATTCTTTGTTACCCGAGACTTATATATTGATCATAGAATTACTAACAGTTAATATTAACTGAGAATAGAAAAAACAGTTACTTGTGGCAACAAATAGAAAAGAGAAATATCTCTAACAGCACTGAAGGGGGACATAGATTGTTAAAATAATCTAGAGTCTTCTGCATTTTTTTATGCTTCATACAGTATTTTTTCCCTTTCCAGTCTGTTATTGCCGAGATTAGCTGCTGGCAAGAAACTTCAACTATGCTCGAGTATGTTTCTTCATtccacattttataatatagttaatattttCTTGTTGTCATATTGTTTCTGGCTTTGGGGAAGGTAGTTTTCAaagtattgttttatttatagtatagaaagttttctttttttgttgcaGGAGTGCTCGCTTCACACAACAGCTTGTTCTATTTGCACCTCAAGCTGTTTCTGTACACTCCCATGTGCAGACTCTTCTGTCTACTTTGTCATCAAGACAGGTTTCCCTCTGATGTATTTATCATTATAGGAAATAATGTGTTATTAGCTCTTCTTTTCTGCTTAggctttcttttttctttttctaaatgcAGCCAACTTTGCGGCATCTTGCTGTGTCTACTCTAAGGCATCTAATTGAGAAAGATCCAGTTGGTTTCCCATCTTTATATGTTTTCAATATAGAAAAGCTAGCATGTCAGATTGTTGTGCTAAGACCTGATTTTAATCTTTGCAGGCTTCAATTATTGTTGAACAGATTGAAGATAACCTGTTTTTTATGCTTGATGAGGAAACTGATTCCGAGTacggacatagataaacaaatttTCTTACCCTCTCCTGTTGATTAGTTCTTTGGTTAAGATGAAAATCAAACATCTTTTTTATTACTAGTTTCTTGAAATATTTTGGGTAATTACCTATGCATTTGTGTTGTAAAGATTATAAGGATCAAAATGTCATCATTCTGTCTATTGTATTTAGAGTCTtcctatttattttaacatatttttatttccttatcTTTTAGTGTTTGGTTGTTACAAGTAGAGGTGATGAGAATGTGATTGTTATCTCTTTTAAATAAGGTTGATTAGAGTGTGGTATGGTAGGTGGCCCACTTGTATCACTCAAGACTTCGTTATGAACCAATTAATGCTACCGGAATATAGGTTTTCTTAATTGCTACATTGGTATTAGAGCCATTCAAGGCTTGTCCTAGTCAAGCTTTTGGGACCATTATGTCACCCTTATCGGACTCCTATTAGATTACTCACAAATATTTAATTCCATGCTCAAGATGTTTATTCCTAGGTCTGAAGGAATGTGTTAGAGATCCCACATTAACTAGGAATAAAGCCgagttataatatatatgcgTAGAGTTAGACATAAACCCacttagaatttttttttttatagaaaaagtaAGACTTTATATTCAAGCAGCAAAGAGATGTCATAAGGAGTACAAAAGCTAGTATTtggtttctttgtttttgttttaaatgtttCAATCTTCAAAGGATATTTTTGTATTGAAGATTATTTTCTCGTAAGATTATTCGTTGGCTCTTCCTCTGGTTTtacaatttttgttgttttattttcttgaggGAGAAGGGTGGGAAGAGGGGCTGGTTTAATGAATTCCTTTTAAGAGGGAAAAGGGGGATGATGGCATTTTCCACTGTCAACCACAGTATCATTTATCTGTGATTAACAAATTGGCCATGGTGATTTATAGCAATTAGTATTTGGCTTAGACTGCTTTCATTTGTGCAGAATTGGAAACTTGGTGCGAACAACAATTATGCGATTATTCTGTGCAGCTTGTCCTTCATGTCCTTCACATTGGATATCAGTATGTCGCAAAGTGGTAAGCATATGTTTCACGATTGCAGTGTCCAGAACTGTACTGCAAATAGACACAAAAACTGATGCTTTTGAAGGAAATTGGAAATTAAtgcacatgtgatatattatttttgtttttgactGGGCCGTCTAAGGATTTATTCCTCTGtgttggggggggggggggtgaTATCTAAGTAATTGTATATAACAAGGGCAGGGATTTGTCTTGTAAAACAAGGATTGAGGAAGATCCTTATTGTGAGAAAAATGCTTGTGACCTCAAGTGATTCAACCCCATACAATTGTCTTATCTACAATGatagaatggtatatctgtaacCTGTAACATAGTGACACATGGGTGAACTGTAGATATTACTACCAAATTGCAAAGCAAGCTCAAATGACAGTAACTACTTTTGCTACTAAACTGTTAGTGAGCAAAATAGATAGAAAACAACATCATTGGTTCAGGTTTCGATGGATCATGCTGCTTTGaccactttttcaaaagttagatGTTACTAAATTGCCTCCGGTCTACCCCACATTTATAGTAGATGTGCTATAGAGGAATATTGCAAGTAAATGATGTCAATAGTCAAACTCCAACCAATAACCTTGGTTTTTGGGTCAAAAGATATTTTCTGACACTTCTCAATACTCTTCACTATGGTATGATGGGATTATTACAGGTCCTTGCAACATCAATGAGGAACACAGAAAGTAACAATGTTGGGGCAAATGATAACCAAGATGGTGATTCGGGTTTGAACCttggagatgatgaaaatatggtTGCTGGATCCAACAACATACAAAGTGACAAGTTTCAAGCATCCATTGGTGCTACTAATAGGGAGAAGTACCTCAGATATAAGACCAGACTTTTTGCTGCAGAGTATGTACTTCACAacttctaatttaaatttttagaactTGCATGTATCTGTCAATGATAAATTTACCCAATTTTATAGTATAATCACCCTCTTTGTTTACCACTATAGATAATTGAGGAAAGGATTCTCTCATTTGATGATGTTAATGTGTCTAATGCTAAAAATATCCTCATCCTTTTATGGAAAGTTAACTTTGAAATTTTGTATCGTCTTTCAttaatattgtttgttgtttgaaTAATTAATGTTGTTTCAGATGCTTAAGCCATCTACCAGATGCTGTTGGAAGAAATCCTGCACATTTTGATCTAACCTTGGCAAGGAAAGAACATGCAAGTGGGCAACCTACTACTAGTAATTGGTTGGTTCTCCACTTGCAAGAGTTAATATCACTTGCTTATCAGGTGCTGCTTAGCCATGCATGATCTACCTTTTGCActtttatttgatattcaaaATCAATCACACCCTCCCGTCTCATTTCCCTCCATAACAGATTAGCACAATTCAATTTGAGAACATGCAGCCAGTAGGCGTCAGTCTTCTTGGCACTATTGTGGACAAGGTAATATGTTCCCTGTGAAATATGATGCCTTTGCAACTTGAATGCCTTTGTTCTCTCGCGTCCTTTTCTGATAACATTTTTGTCTCTTCTATCTATTATTTTCTGTGGGAGGCTCTATTTattagctacatgtttgtgatAGAACTAAAGGAGAGGCTTTAGAACTCTAATAAGACACATACTTTCTTCTATCTAGATAGTTAGGGATAATTTAACTGTTGTTTACTTTGAAATGTGTAAAAGTTTCAACCAAGTGTTAAAGATCTTGATCACTTTTGTTAATTATATATCTGGAGAAAAGGTTAGAAGAGactaattaatgtttattttctgcttaattttatttgtgtatGACAGTCAGTGATAATTTGACTGTTGTTTACTTTGAAACTGTTGAAGAACTTGAtcacttttattaattatatatctgGAGTTCATTTCGAAGATactaattaatgtttattttctgcttAATTTGATGTTGTGTATGTACTGCTTGATGTATCCTAATCTTGTTATCTCTCTACTGGTGaggttttattaatttgttcttgtatttgaATTTGGATTAACAGTTTGAAAAATCAGCTGACCCGGAGCTTCCTGGGCATCTTCTACTGGAACAGTATCAGGTATTTAAGAAGATGTGCCAAATTTGTTTTCCCTCGCAAGATTTCCATTCTTTAGTCAACTAAGAagttcttttgtttctttaagGATCATTTAATTAATTCTCGTACTGCTTTTGTTACATAGTCCCATGTAATGTCTTGTTTTTATGGTTTTAGTTGATTATGACTTTTGTGATTTATTTGGAATAACTTAAACTGTACTAAATATAGGCCCAGCTAGTATCTGCAGTTCGTACTACCTTGGACACATCTTCTAGTCCTAGCTTATTGGAGGCAGGCTTGCACTTAGCTACTAAGGTAGCAGATCTAATCCTTCTCCTCATTTTCTTTCCTATCTTTGAAATTGACTTTACATTTTTAGAAATCCCCCAAAATCACTTATGTAAATCCAATTGGGCTTCTCTCGAACATTTCATAAACTATTATTTGGAAGTTGCAAATATATTTGCGAAGTTCCTCAAGTTTGCAATTAAATATAGCTCATTAGTATCTGAAAATTTCAGATACTAACAAGTGGAATCATCAGTGGAGATCAAGTGGTGGTCAAGCGCATATTCTCGTTAATTTCTCGCCCATTGAATGACTTTGAGGACATTTACTATCCTTCATTTGCAGAATGGGTCACAAGCAAGGCATGTGACTATACTGTTATAtgtatttgataatttttgaGATATTAATTGTCTAGACCTTTTGTCTTACTTATACtctatattttagattaaaataagaCTTCTGGCGGCTCATGCTTCTCTTAAGTGTTATATATATGCATCCATGAGGAAGCAGCAGGATGGAGTTCCAGATAAGTACCTGGCACTATTACCATTGTTCCAAAAAAGCTCAAGTATTCTGGGAAAGTACTGGATCCATACATTGAAAGATTATAGCTATATATGCTTATGCCTTAGCCCAAAGAGGAAGGTGTGCCAGAATTTGAACTTATCAAATATTAATGAGTGCATAATTTTATTGGGAGATGAAACCTGGATCAACCTGAAACTGTGAATATCTTTATGACTGCCTTCTCATTCTAGTTGCTCCTTTTTTGCAGTGGAATCTGTTCCTTGATGGACTGCAATCACCTATTGTATCTTCAAAATTGCGTCCATGCTTAGATGAATCTTGGCCTGTAATTTTGCAAGCACTTGCACTTGATGCAGTTCCTGTGGGTTCTGAAGGAAACGAAGCCTCAGTTGAAAACACCATAAAACATAGTGCCACTCAACATCCATATAGCATGGTTGAATTGAAGTGTGAAGATTTTAAGTTCGTGTGGGGCTTTTCTCTTCTTGGCCTGTTTCAGTCACAACATCCCGTCCTTTGCCAACCAATTTTACAGCATACTTTTCTCAGTGCTAAGCACTGTGGTAACTTGTCAAGTAATGATGTGAAATCCTCAGGCttgaaattatatgaaattgtACTTCCTATGTTTCAATTTCTTATGACTGAAAGATTTTTCGGAGCCGGGTTACTTACCGTGGATATTTGCAAAGAACTGTTGCAGGTGGGTGTTTTATCTTGTGTGTAAAATCATTCTCGTTCCTCCACCTAAGTGTTAGGAGAGATGGTTCTTGACAAAGAATTTCCAAATGTAATTGACATGGATATTCATAATAAATTAGTTCTTGTGAAATATTAGTTTCCTCTATTTTAGAGCTACAACATGTGATTTAGAGCCCCATGGTTTACATTGAATTTGGAGAACCTGTGACTTTTTTAAATCTTCTGACTGTCCTGGACAATTtagatactttttttttgtctttacgGGTTCAGAGTACAGtgtttgaaaaattaatgaCTAATCTTGACTATTCAATATATGTATGTCTTAATAAATGGGTTTATGTTTAATTCAATCTCACAAAGCTAACTTATAAGATGAGGGTTGCACTTAACTTACATATTATAATCTAATCTTATTCTTAATCAATGTGTGATCTCTATGGTAGTCCACTAGAGAAGATTCTTACTTGTTTGCAGTCATAATAATTTTTGTGCCTATATGGTTGAGTTTATATCATATGGAATGGGCATGAATAAAACTATTCTTACATATCCTATTCTTTTTAATGTATGCAGATTCTTCAATATTCCACTTACATGGATAATTCTTGGCACAGTCTGGCGATATCCATTTTATCACAGGTAGTCATTTGATAAACTGATTTAAGGATGGTGACCCCGCATTCTATTTTCTCTCAACACTTCATACACTCTATTCTTACGGCAGAATAGGTTCTCATTGTAGTCTAGCAAGCTTTTGCTGCTTCGTTATGTTTTTGAGACTTATAAAGTTCAAGTTTCAATTCTTCTCCACAGGTTGCACAGAATTGTCCACAAGAAATTTTCAATAGTGAAAATTTGGCTTTGAAAACTATGGAACTTTGTTTAAACTACCTTTTTAAAGTGTTTCAGAGGTATTTAATTTCTTATGACTGATGATTATGGctgtttcaattatttgatgGAAGTTTTGCATTGGATATACATATTGTGCTaaacatttcatattcttgtGTTGTCTAGTGCTGACACAACTTCAGTAACTCATCCAAATTCTGGAGTAAATGTGATACAAACACTATGTACCACAACAAAGGCAGTCATCAACCGTATGGAGGCCCAGGTGTGTTGTTTATGATACTGGATGACTGATTTCTGTTTGAGCCATTATCTTTTTTGTCAAATATCTACAGTTATGTATTCATGGAAGTTGTGCAATATTTTatcctaattttttctttagttatatTTCTTCTCTAAAATTGTGTTCGTTGATGATTTCTTCTTATAATGATTACTTAAGATGCATAAGAATCCCAAATCAGTGGTTTTGGCGTTAGTTTTAATTGGCTACAAGTGCGTAAGGGAGGCTTCAACTGAGGTGTGCTTATCAGAAGCCATTGACATGGTCCACTGTACAATTCCTTTATTAAAGAGAATCATTGATGGTAAGCCATTTTAGTTGGAAGCAGGGTCATCTGTGTTCATTCATGCCTCCATATGCATTCCTATTTTGaatgttaatattttacatgTATTTCCTCAATGTTTGCTCATGTGCAATTTCActattcttaatttaatttaatggtACAATCTTTGTATGGAAGAAATTACTCGAGTTCCTCAAGTTTCAAGATATTTGAGCTGGATCTTGGCTTCAAGCTAGCCGATTCATTCAACTTGACAACTGATGGATCTTTTacccaatttttttcttttttttttttttttttttgcagatgAGGCTGACCCTCATGATAGCTTTATCCCTCTAAGAGATATGTTTGGAACTTGTCTGAGCGTCGTCGCTGCTCTGACTAAGGATTGCATTGAGGAATTCCATTTGGTGGTTAAAAGTCTCAACCAACGCAAGCTAATACATACAAAACTTTCATTTTCTCTTGACCAAATTATATCCATTTCGAAACTAGCTCTTGAAAGTAAATATGCCGAAGATTGTGAAGCAAGGAACTCCATCTGTGTTGGTGCACTACAATATTGTATTAGATGTATCCAAACTTTACTTAGTGATTCAAATATGCAGGTAAATTATTATGTAAGAAATATCACACCTTATGACTATGGCTCTTACCCAGAAATAAATTCTAATGACAGAACTTTCTTCTTAATAGGTTCAAGCAATAGGATTGCAATTTCTGAAATCCAGGATTCAAAGAGTTAATACAGAAGATAACTCTTTTATGATGTTTATTGTTGGGGAGCTAATTACTGATATTTTCACTTTAATCAACAAACTATTTAAGGTATAGcgaatatttcatttttttttccattaatgCATCTAATATTGTCATTAGTTCAGATTAATATTCAACTTTGCAATTTATGGTGTAGCTAAAGGATTACATACTTTGATTGATAACAGAATACTATAACAAGAGAATCAGTAACCATTGCTAGTGAATGCCTGAGTCTCCTGGTACTATTACAAGCACTGTCAAAAGGTAATGACTGCCAGAGAAGTTTTATGAACCTACTTCTAGAGGCAATTGTCATGATTTTCTTGTCAACCGAAGCTGGGTTTTCTCAGGTAATATGAACTGGGAGTTTCTGTTGGTAACGTTAGCTTCTTGATTTTGTTATACATTCTTTTGATCATGCAAATAAATGACAGGAAGTCAGAGATTTAAGAAGCACAGCTGTTGTGCTTGTTTCTCGCCTTGCTCAAATTCCTTCATCAGCCGTTCATTTCAAGGATGTTTTACTATCAATGCCTCCTCTTCACCGCCAGCAACTTCAGGTACTTCTTTGCTACAGATGGACGTTTATAGCACTTCCTTTTTTTATACTAATACTAATTGAATACCTGAAAGATGCTGACGGAGATTTCTAATTTGTTTAGAAATTTCTTTAGAAATGCCAAATTTGTTTCTGTGCATAAAAATGATGAGGTCCCACTACCCTTTATAATTCGCAGGGTGTAATCCGAGCTTCTGTAGCGCATGATAAAAATCCAATAGAAGTAAAAGTACCAGTTTTGGACATAAAATCGCCGAAGCCATCAGAAGGAAGTAAAGTGAAACCTTATGTACCATCACCACCAGCCGTTGTGATGCAGACTGATGAAAATGacgaggaagaagatgaagtcaGTGAAGATGATTGGGATGCATTTCAGTCGTTTCCTGTCTCTAATAGTAAGGATGAAGAAGATGATTCAGAAACAGAGCATACCGCGGAAGGCAAAGGCCCGGTTAAAATATCATCTGAAAGTTCTATTGGAGATGTTGAGTTTCAAGAATGTTCTATTTCGAAATCCATCAATAGTGACAAGGAACTGAAAGGTGATGAATGTGTGGAGGTTGACAAAGAGGAACATCATGGAACGTGTCCCGGTACTAACAAGCCTCTTGATAATAAGAATCAGGAGACGGAGAACAAATTAGAAAACTCAGTGCTTCAAGAAGAGCAAACAGCATTACCCGGAAATGAACTAGTTTCTTGTGATCAAAAGCTTGAGGTAGAAGCAGAGATGGAGGAAAAATTGCAAGACTCAAGGTTTCAGCACGAGGGAACATCAATCACAGAAAATGAACTAGTTTCTAGTGATCACAAGTCTGAGGTAGAAGCTGAGATGGAGAAAAAATTGCAGAACTCAGTGATCGAAGAAGAGTCGACATCAATCCCAGGTAATCAACTAGGTTCTGGTGATCAAGAGCCTGAGGTAGATGCTGGGAAGGAGGAAAATTTGCAAAACTCAGGGGTTGAAGAAGAGGAGCCTTCAATCCCCGAAAATGAACTAAATTCTTGTGATCAGAAGCCTGAGGTAGAAGTTGAAGGATCAATGGAAGACGAAGTAACCTCAGATTCTGTAACACGTCAACAGGGAGTTCGTGAACCAGGTAATGGTGATGATGCTGAGAAAAACGGTGTTGATGAGAAGAGTAGTGAACCGCAGACAGAAATGTCTGGAAGTCCAATAGATAGTGTACATAGTAGTACAAAGTTAGAACCATCTGCCGAAGTCCATAAAGAATAAGTAAATTAGGGCGCTATTCGGTTTTTACTCCCTAGCATGACACTGCGGCAAAAGATCTAAATTTTTGAAGCATTGTAAAAATGTATGGTCcagtaatttttatatttttatttttgcattttcAGTCTATATTCCTAATTATTTGTGgcatatacttttttttatcattattattatttgggaTAGTCAGTTTTGTATGTgtatataagtaaaatattaaaaaataatatatctatcGTTTATAACTATCTCTAATGTGATCTTTTATGTAGGGCAATGATGCACATATTCGATAcgttaatatgtttattttcaaaataatagaatacgatacgtaatatatgaatattaaaaattttataataattcttataaacataataaataataaatatatgattgttaatatgtaaatccaaattttttaattagagatcaattattttggtaatCAATATCTAGAagctaatgttagtgatcaatttaaaaatctatttattattgaaactattttaattattaatttagaaattaataataattttttgaaactattttagttgtcaaattggtcactatatagtgattaattatttttttttactaaaattgatcattattcaaagattttattgtaatgtattacgattttagaaattatatatttcattgaTAACTATCATTAAAATATCCTAAAGTATCGGATACAATACATGTTAGACACGGATACGTGATTCAAATTGAAATATTGGTACATTTTTAGGTATTCAAGttaattttctgtttttctattataataatttaaagtcatcatataatatttataacaaattataccaatatcaaatatgtaaatttaatttgatctggtcttatttagattaaaaaaataattatctttaatttacaTGTAAATTTAagatgtgaattttaaaatatttaataagatgtgaatgtttaaaatgtttaattttatataataatttttattatgatataacttcaatataatttataataaatagtataattaattatcttttttttataaacaagtaaaattgcataaaataaaattatacatatattatttgtaaGTCAAgcataataaaagataaaggaTACATGCCACAAAATTTATGTTTCTGTTAGT
This region of Vigna unguiculata cultivar IT97K-499-35 chromosome 5, ASM411807v1, whole genome shotgun sequence genomic DNA includes:
- the LOC114185819 gene encoding protein SWEETIE isoform X2, with the protein product MAKQHTAAAPAAPLSRFGVLVAQLESIVASAVHKSPQPLLCFDLLSDLITAIDEDTKENILLWQRRCEDALNSLLVFGARRPVRHLASVAMAKVISKGDSISIYSRASSLQGFLSDGKRNEPQKIAGASQCLGELYKYFGRRITSGLLETTIIATKLMKFNEFVRQEALYMLRNALEGSGGSAASTAYSEAFRLIMRSATGDKSFAVRIAAARCLKAFASIGGPGLGVTELDNSASYCVKALEDPVSSVRDAFAETLGSLLALGMNPEAQVQPKGKGPLHQSKKLEGGLQKHLILVFTKVSGVKSRNVRVGLTLAWVFFLQVIRIKYLLPDSELQNFALQVMEMLRAETSVDAHALACVLYVLRVAVTDQMTEPTQRNFLVFLGKQLQSPEAGPSMKVAALRTLSYTLKTVGEVPFEFKEILDNTVVAAVSHSSKLVRIEAALALRTLAEVDPTCVGGLTSYGVTNLTALRESVSFEKGSNLQFELDSFHGQAAVLAALVSISPKLPLGYPARLPGLVFGVSKKMLTEDSRNPVAATVEKEAGWLLLSSLLASIPKEELEEDVFDILALWATLFSETPENEIKKTAELLSRIYVWSAAVHALTAFIKCFISSNSVNGGVLLQPVLVYLSSALSMISALRAKELSYVKHAVDVFVIRTLIAYQSIPDPVSFKNDHPQIIQLCTYPFRHASEYEESSCLRLLLDKRDAWLGPWIPGRDWFEDEIRAFQGGKDGLMPCVWEDEISSFPQPETISKTLVNQMLLFFGTIFASQDSSGMLSLLGIIEQCLKAGKKQHWRKASLTNICVGLLAGFKALLSFRLQTLGQDILGLAQSIFLGILAEGDICASQRRASSESLGYLARFGNDIFTARMTRSLLGELNGATDPNYAGSIAFALGCIHRSAGGIALSTLVPATVSSISSLAKSLVANLQIWSMHGLLLTIEAAGLSFVSHVQATLSLAMDILLSDENGLVDIQQGVGRLINAIVTVLGPELVPGSIFFSRSKSVIAEISCWQETSTMLESARFTQQLVLFAPQAVSVHSHVQTLLSTLSSRQPTLRHLAVSTLRHLIEKDPASIIVEQIEDNLFFMLDEETDSEIGNLVRTTIMRLFCAACPSCPSHWISVCRKVVLATSMRNTESNNVGANDNQDGDSGLNLGDDENMVAGSNNIQSDKFQASIGATNREKYLRYKTRLFAAECLSHLPDAVGRNPAHFDLTLARKEHASGQPTTSNWLVLHLQELISLAYQISTIQFENMQPVGVSLLGTIVDKFEKSADPELPGHLLLEQYQAQLVSAVRTTLDTSSSPSLLEAGLHLATKILTSGIISGDQVVVKRIFSLISRPLNDFEDIYYPSFAEWVTSKIKIRLLAAHASLKCYIYASMRKQQDGVPDKYLALLPLFQKSSSILGKYWIHTLKDYSYICLCLSPKRKWNLFLDGLQSPIVSSKLRPCLDESWPVILQALALDAVPVGSEGNEASVENTIKHSATQHPYSMVELKCEDFKFVWGFSLLGLFQSQHPVLCQPILQHTFLSAKHCGNLSSNDVKSSGLKLYEIVLPMFQFLMTERFFGAGLLTVDICKELLQILQYSTYMDNSWHSLAISILSQVAQNCPQEIFNSENLALKTMELCLNYLFKVFQSADTTSVTHPNSGVNVIQTLCTTTKAVINRMEAQMHKNPKSVVLALVLIGYKCVREASTEVCLSEAIDMVHCTIPLLKRIIDDEADPHDSFIPLRDMFGTCLSVVAALTKDCIEEFHLVVKSLNQRKLIHTKLSFSLDQIISISKLALESKYAEDCEARNSICVGALQYCIRCIQTLLSDSNMQVQAIGLQFLKSRIQRVNTEDNSFMMFIVGELITDIFTLINKLFKNTITRESVTIASECLSLLVLLQALSKGNDCQRSFMNLLLEAIVMIFLSTEAGFSQEVRDLRSTAVVLVSRLAQIPSSAVHFKDVLLSMPPLHRQQLQGVIRASVAHDKNPIEVKVPVLDIKSPKPSEGSKVKPYVPSPPAVVMQTDENDEEEDEVSEDDWDAFQSFPVSNSKDEEDDSETEHTAEGKGPVKISSESSIGDVEFQECSISKSINSDKELKGDECVEVDKEEHHGTCPGTNKPLDNKNQETENKLENSVLQEEQTALPGNELVSCDQKLEVEAEMEEKLQDSRFQHEGTSITENELVSSDHKSEVEAEMEKKLQNSVIEEESTSIPGNQLGSGDQEPEVDAGKEENLQNSGVEEEEPSIPENELNSCDQKPEVEVEGSMEDEVTSDSVTRQQGVREPGNGDDAEKNGVDEKSSEPQTEMSGSPIDSVHSSTKLEPSAEVHKE
- the LOC114185819 gene encoding protein SWEETIE isoform X3; translated protein: MLRNALEGSGGSAASTAYSEAFRLIMRSATGDKSFAVRIAAARCLKAFASIGGPGLGVTELDNSASYCVKALEDPVSSVRDAFAETLGSLLALGMNPEAQVQPKGKGPLHQSKKLEGGLQKHLILVFTKVSGVKSRNVRVGLTLAWVFFLQVIRIKYLLPDSELQNFALQVMEMLRAETSVDAHALACVLYVLRVAVTDQMTEPTQRNFLVFLGKQLQSPEAGPSMKVAALRTLSYTLKTVGEVPFEFKEILDNTVVAAVSHSSKLVRIEAALALRTLAEVDPTCVGGLTSYGVTNLTALRESVSFEKGSNLQFELDSFHGQAAVLAALVSISPKLPLGYPARLPGLVFGVSKKMLTEDSRNPVAATVEKEAGWLLLSSLLASIPKEELEEDVFDILALWATLFSETPENEIKKTAELLSRIYVWSAAVHALTAFIKCFISSNSVNGGVLLQPVLVYLSSALSMISALRAKELSYVKHAVDVFVIRTLIAYQSIPDPVSFKNDHPQIIQLCTYPFRHASEYEESSCLRLLLDKRDAWLGPWIPGRDWFEDEIRAFQGGKDGLMPCVWEDEISSFPQPETISKTLVNQMLLFFGTIFASQDSSGMLSLLGIIEQCLKAGKKQHWRKASLTNICVGLLAGFKALLSFRLQTLGQDILGLAQSIFLGILAEGDICASQRRASSESLGYLARFGNDIFTARMTRSLLGELNGATDPNYAGSIAFALGCIHRSAGGIALSTLVPATVSSISSLAKSLVANLQIWSMHGLLLTIEAAGLSFVSHVQATLSLAMDILLSDENGLVDIQQGVGRLINAIVTVLGPELVPGSIFFSRSKSVIAEISCWQETSTMLESARFTQQLVLFAPQAVSVHSHVQTLLSTLSSRQPTLRHLAVSTLRHLIEKDPASIIVEQIEDNLFFMLDEETDSEIGNLVRTTIMRLFCAACPSCPSHWISVCRKVVLATSMRNTESNNVGANDNQDGDSGLNLGDDENMVAGSNNIQSDKFQASIGATNREKYLRYKTRLFAAECLSHLPDAVGRNPAHFDLTLARKEHASGQPTTSNWLVLHLQELISLAYQISTIQFENMQPVGVSLLGTIVDKFEKSADPELPGHLLLEQYQAQLVSAVRTTLDTSSSPSLLEAGLHLATKILTSGIISGDQVVVKRIFSLISRPLNDFEDIYYPSFAEWVTSKIKIRLLAAHASLKCYIYASMRKQQDGVPDKYLALLPLFQKSSSILGKYWIHTLKDYSYICLCLSPKRKWNLFLDGLQSPIVSSKLRPCLDESWPVILQALALDAVPVGSEGNEASVENTIKHSATQHPYSMVELKCEDFKFVWGFSLLGLFQSQHPVLCQPILQHTFLSAKHCGNLSSNDVKSSGLKLYEIVLPMFQFLMTERFFGAGLLTVDICKELLQILQYSTYMDNSWHSLAISILSQVAQNCPQEIFNSENLALKTMELCLNYLFKVFQSADTTSVTHPNSGVNVIQTLCTTTKAVINRMEAQMHKNPKSVVLALVLIGYKCVREASTEVCLSEAIDMVHCTIPLLKRIIDDEADPHDSFIPLRDMFGTCLSVVAALTKDCIEEFHLVVKSLNQRKLIHTKLSFSLDQIISISKLALESKYAEDCEARNSICVGALQYCIRCIQTLLSDSNMQVQAIGLQFLKSRIQRVNTEDNSFMMFIVGELITDIFTLINKLFKNTITRESVTIASECLSLLVLLQALSKGNDCQRSFMNLLLEAIVMIFLSTEAGFSQEVRDLRSTAVVLVSRLAQIPSSAVHFKDVLLSMPPLHRQQLQGVIRASVAHDKNPIEVKVPVLDIKSPKPSEGSKVKPYVPSPPAVVMQTDENDEEEDEVSEDDWDAFQSFPVSNSKDEEDDSETEHTAEGKGPVKISSESSIGDVEFQECSISKSINSDKELKGDECVEVDKEEHHGTCPGTNKPLDNKNQETENKLENSVLQEEQTALPGNELVSCDQKLEVEAEMEEKLQDSRFQHEGTSITENELVSSDHKSEVEAEMEKKLQNSVIEEESTSIPGNQLGSGDQEPEVDAGKEENLQNSGVEEEEPSIPENELNSCDQKPEVEVEGSMEDEVTSDSVTRQQGVREPGNGDDAEKNGVDEKSSEPQTEMSGSPIDSVHSSTKLEPSAEVHKE